GACGGCGGCCCGGTTGTCCCAATCGATATCAAGCACGCGATTGAATTTCATCATACTAATCGTAATCGCATCGGCCATCGGAAGTGCGCCACCGGACAAACCGGTACCGGCACCACGCGGAACGACACGGATTTTATTGGTATGACAATATTTCAGGATGGCTGCGACCTGGGCGGTATTTTCCGGCAGGACCACAATCATCGGCAATTGCCGATAGGCCATCAACCCATCGCATTCATAGGGCCTGAGCTGATCATCATCGACAATAACCCCGCCCGGTGACGGGATGATATCGCGCATGGCGGCGATAATGTCCTTGCGACGTGCAAGTGTGTGTTGATCAGGCTCAGGCATCCTAAGCATCGGTGGGTTACTCCGTTAATTCGACCAGCAGGTCCTTGGCTTCGACCTGTGTCCCGGCCGGGGCGTGGATTTTGGCCACGGTTCCATCCTTTTCGGCGTGAACCGCGGTTTCCATTTTCATGGCTTCGAGCGAGCACATCACATCACCCGACTTGATCTTCTGGCCTTCGGACACGTGGACTTCGACCACCAGACCCGGCATCGGGGCTGCGACATGCAGCTTGTTGCCATCTTCGGCCTTTGGTTTTGTCTTGCCTGTGCCTGCCAGTGTCTTGTCGGCGACCTTGACGGTGCGGGGCTGACCGTTCAGTTCAAAGAACACAGTGCGGTTGCCCTCCTCGTCACCGGCTTCGGACGTGGTCAGATAGCGGATGACAAGGGTTTTGCCCTTTTCAAGATCGACCGAGATTTCATCGTTCTGGTTCATCCCGTAGAAGAAGACCGGGGTGGGCAGAACCGAAACATCGGCGTTGTGGCTGCGGTGTTCGGCGTAATCAAGGAACACCTTGGGATACATCACATAAGATGCAACCTCTGCATCGGTGATATTGCTGCGATGGGTTTTCTTTTCGATCTCCTTGCGGGTCGCTTCGAAATCGATCGGCGGCAATGATTTGCCCGGACGGTCTGTTAGCGCCTCGGCCCCCTTAAGCACCTTGCGTTGCAGGGCGGGTGGGAAGCCACCGACCGGCTGACCAATTTCACCGCGGAAGAAGGAAATGACGCTGTCGGGGAAGGTAATGTCCTTTTTAGGATCAAGAACGTCTTCCTCAGACAAACCGGATGTCACCATCATGAGCGCCATATCGCCGACAACCTTGGAGCTTGGCGTCACCTTGACGACATCGCCAAACATCTTGTTGACCGCGGCATAGGCCTTGGACACTTCGGGCCAGCGATCCTCGATCCCGAGTGCACGGGCCTGCTGGCGCAGGTTGGTGTACTGGCCGCCCGGCATTTCGTGGACATAGACGTCCGAGGTGCCGCTTCGGATATCGCTTTCAAAGCCTGCGTAATAGCGACGGATCTGTTCCCAATAGGTCGAGATTTCCTTGAGCGCCTCGGTCTTGAGGCCCGGATCACGTGGCTGACCGATATAGTTGTTGGCAATCGAACCCAGGTTTGGCTGGGACGTCAGACCCGACATCGAATCCATCGCTGCATCGACCGCATCAACACCGGCATCGATGGCGGCAATCACGGTGGCGGCCGAGATACCACTGGTGTCGTGGGTATGGAAGTGGATCGGGATATTGACGGTGTCCTTGAGCGCTGTGATCAGCTCGGTCGCAGCGGCCGGACGCAGCACACCCGCCATATCCTTGAGACCGAGAATATGCGCCCCCGCAGACTCAAGTTCGCGGGCCATATTCACATAGTAATCAAGGTTATATTTCGGGCGGTCCTTGTCATAGATATCGCCAGTGTAACAGATGGTCGCTTCGCAAAGTTTATCGGTTTTAAGCACCGATTCCATCGCGACCTTCATGTTTTCAACCCAGTTGAGGCTATCAAACACGCGGAAGACATCCATGCCGTGTTCGGCCGCCTGCTTGACGAAGTAATCGACCGCGTTATCGGGATAGTTGGTATAGCCCACCGCGTTCGAGGCCCGCAAAAGCATCTGGGTCAGGATATTAGGCACGCGTTCGCGCAGCTTGACCAGACGATCCCACGGGTCTTCTTTCAGGAAGCGCATGGCAACGTCAAACGTCGCCCCGCCCCAGCATTCGATGGAAAACAGTTCCGGCAGCCCATGCGCGTAATAAGGTGCGATTTCGAGCATGTCATAGGTGCGCATGCGGGTGGCCAGAAGCGACTGGTGGGCATCACGCATGGTGGTGTCGGTCATCAGGACGCGTTCCTGATCCTTCATCCAGCGCGAGAAACCCTCTGGCCCCAACTGATCAAGCTTTTGCTTGGTCCCCGGGCGGATTTCGCCAAGGTCGATGGATTTCGGCATCACCGGGTCATGCAGATTGGTCGGCACCACGCGGCCTTCGACTTCGGGGTTGCCATTGACCGCAACCTCGCCGATGAAGCGCAGCAGGCGGGTGGCGCGGTCGCGCCGGCGCACGAACTTGAACAGATCGGGCGTTTCGTCAATAAACCGCGTGGTGTATTCACCGGCCCGGAATTTCGGGTGATTGATCAGGTTTTCAAGGAAGGCCAGGTTGGTGGCAACACCGCGAATACGGAATTCGCGAAGTGCGCGGTCCATACGATCCACCGCTTCGCGCGGGGTGCTGCCCCATGCGGTGACCTTTTCCAGCATGCTGTCATAGAACGGTGTGATCACCGCCCCGGAATAGGCCGTGCCGCCATCCAGACGAATGCCAAAGCCGTTGGCCCCGCGATACACCTTGATGATCCCGTAATCGGGGACAAAGTTGTTTTCCGGGTTTTCGGTGGTGATACGGCACTGAAGCGCGTGATCGCGCAGCTTGATTTTATCCTGCCAGGGGATACCGGTTTCGGACGGGAAACCGATGCGGCCACCCTGGGCGATCAGGATTTGCGCCTTGACCAGATCAAAGCCGGTGACGCATTCGGTGACGGTGTGTTCGACCTGAATGCGCGGGTTGACCTCGATGAAGTAGAACTTGGATGTATCGACATCCATGAGGAACTCGACCGTGCCGGCATTGACGTAATTGGCGGCCTTGCCCAGGCGGATCGCGGCGTCACAAATCTCGGCACGCTGATCGTCATCAAGATAGGGTGCGGGTGCGCGTTCGACCACCTTCTGGTTGCGGCGCTGCACCGAACAGTCACGTTCATAAAGATGCACAAGGGTGCCGTGATTATCGCCAAGCAGCTGGACCTCGACATGGCGGGCGCGACGGATCAGTTTTTCAAAGTAAACCTCGCCATTGCCAAAGGCGGCCTCGGCCTCGCGCCTAGCGGCCAGCACCTGACCAGACAAATCCTTGCCATTTTCGATAACCCGCATGCCACGGCCACCGCCGCCCCAGCTGGCTTTGAGCATCAGGGGATAGCCGATTTTCTCGGCGATGCGGGTGACTTCCGCCATGTCTTCGGGAAGCGCGCTTGAAGCGGGCATGACCGGCACACCGGCGCTTTCGGCCAGATTACGCGCAGAAACCTTGTTGCCAAGGGTGCGCATGACTTCTGAATCCGGGCCGATGAACTGAATGCCGGCCTCGGCACAGGCATCGGCGAATTCGGGATTTTCCGACAGGAAACCATAACCGGGATGGATCGCATCGACATCGGCATCGCGTGCGACACGCAGGATATCTTCGATATCAAGATAGGCGCGAATGGGCTTGTTGCCCTTCCCCACCGTGTAGCTTTCATCCGCCTTGAAACGGTGAAGGGCGAAGCGGTCCTCGTCAGAGAAGATCGCAACTGTGCGAATGCCAAGTTCGTTGGCGGCTCGCAGAACACGAATCGCAATCTCGCCACGGTTGGCGACCAGAAGTTTACGGATACGCTTTGGTGCTGAACGCGTCATGGACACCGGGCTCCTACCACAATTTCCTGGC
Above is a window of Thalassospira sp. ER-Se-21-Dark DNA encoding:
- a CDS encoding pyruvate carboxylase: MTRSAPKRIRKLLVANRGEIAIRVLRAANELGIRTVAIFSDEDRFALHRFKADESYTVGKGNKPIRAYLDIEDILRVARDADVDAIHPGYGFLSENPEFADACAEAGIQFIGPDSEVMRTLGNKVSARNLAESAGVPVMPASSALPEDMAEVTRIAEKIGYPLMLKASWGGGGRGMRVIENGKDLSGQVLAARREAEAAFGNGEVYFEKLIRRARHVEVQLLGDNHGTLVHLYERDCSVQRRNQKVVERAPAPYLDDDQRAEICDAAIRLGKAANYVNAGTVEFLMDVDTSKFYFIEVNPRIQVEHTVTECVTGFDLVKAQILIAQGGRIGFPSETGIPWQDKIKLRDHALQCRITTENPENNFVPDYGIIKVYRGANGFGIRLDGGTAYSGAVITPFYDSMLEKVTAWGSTPREAVDRMDRALREFRIRGVATNLAFLENLINHPKFRAGEYTTRFIDETPDLFKFVRRRDRATRLLRFIGEVAVNGNPEVEGRVVPTNLHDPVMPKSIDLGEIRPGTKQKLDQLGPEGFSRWMKDQERVLMTDTTMRDAHQSLLATRMRTYDMLEIAPYYAHGLPELFSIECWGGATFDVAMRFLKEDPWDRLVKLRERVPNILTQMLLRASNAVGYTNYPDNAVDYFVKQAAEHGMDVFRVFDSLNWVENMKVAMESVLKTDKLCEATICYTGDIYDKDRPKYNLDYYVNMARELESAGAHILGLKDMAGVLRPAAATELITALKDTVNIPIHFHTHDTSGISAATVIAAIDAGVDAVDAAMDSMSGLTSQPNLGSIANNYIGQPRDPGLKTEALKEISTYWEQIRRYYAGFESDIRSGTSDVYVHEMPGGQYTNLRQQARALGIEDRWPEVSKAYAAVNKMFGDVVKVTPSSKVVGDMALMMVTSGLSEEDVLDPKKDITFPDSVISFFRGEIGQPVGGFPPALQRKVLKGAEALTDRPGKSLPPIDFEATRKEIEKKTHRSNITDAEVASYVMYPKVFLDYAEHRSHNADVSVLPTPVFFYGMNQNDEISVDLEKGKTLVIRYLTTSEAGDEEGNRTVFFELNGQPRTVKVADKTLAGTGKTKPKAEDGNKLHVAAPMPGLVVEVHVSEGQKIKSGDVMCSLEAMKMETAVHAEKDGTVAKIHAPAGTQVEAKDLLVELTE